The following coding sequences are from one Brienomyrus brachyistius isolate T26 chromosome 15, BBRACH_0.4, whole genome shotgun sequence window:
- the armc1 gene encoding armadillo repeat-containing protein 1 isoform X1, translated as MSGEPDALAVVNQLRDLAADPLNRRAIVQDQGCLPGLILFLDHPNPQVVYSALLAVRYLAECRANREKMKGELGMMLSLQNVMQKTTTPGETKLLASEIYEILQAYGDAEAERAESGASCRRKAQFFLGTNNKRAKTVVLQIDGLDDTSRRSMCEEALLKIRGVISFTFQMAVKRCVVRIRSDLKAEALGVAIASTKVMKAKQVVKDDEGDEVMVPFQDDSLEEEVEQNTDLPEYLPEEESPSKGLDKAVSRVGSLQDGVGWLSTAANFLSRSFYW; from the exons ATGAGCGGGGAGCCGGATGCCCTGGCCGTGGTTAACCAGCTTCGGGACCTCGCCGCAGACCCCCTTAACAGGAGGGCCATCGTCCAGGATCAGGGCTGCCTTCCCGGCCTCATTCTCTTCCTGGACCATCCCAACCCGCAGGTCGTCTACTCTGCCTTGCTG GCGGTGCGCTACCTGGCAGAATGCCGAGCCAACAGGGAGAAAATGAAGGGCGAGTTGGGAATGATGCTGAGCCTACAGAACGTCATGCAGAA GACCACCACCCCTGGCGAGACCAAGCTGCTGGCCTCTGAGATCTATGAGATCCTGCAGGCGTACGGCGACGCTGAGGCCGAGCGGGCCGAGAGCGGAGCCTCCTGTCGCCGCAAGGCCCAGTTCTTCCTGGGTACCAACAACAAGCGTGCCAAGACTGTGGTCCTGCAGATCGACGGCCTGGACGACACC AGCCGACGGAGCATGTGTGAGGAAGCCCTACTGAAGATCCGTGGTGTCATCAGCTTCACCTTCCAGATGGCCGTCAAGCGATGTGTCGTCAGGATACGCTCCGACCTGAAGGCCGAG GCGCTGGGCGTGGCCATCGCATCCACAAAGGTGATGAAAGCCAAGCAGGTGGTGAAAGACGACGAAGGCGATGAG GTGATGGTCCCCTTCCAGGACGACTcgctggaggaggaggtggagcagaATACGGACCTCCCCGAGTACCTCCCCGAGGAGGAGAGCCCCTCCAAAGGGCTGGACAAGGCAGTGTCCCGCGTGGGCTCCCTGCAGGATGGTGTCGGATGGCTCAGCACCGCTGCCAACTTCCTGTCCCGCTCCTTCTACTGGTGA
- the armc1 gene encoding armadillo repeat-containing protein 1 isoform X2 — MSGEPDALAVVNQLRDLAADPLNRRAIVQDQGCLPGLILFLDHPNPQVVYSALLAVRYLAECRANREKMKGELGMMLSLQNVMQKTTTPGETKLLASEIYEILQAYGDAEAERAESGASCRRKAQFFLGTNNKRAKTVVLQIDGLDDTSRRSMCEEALLKIRGVISFTFQMAVKRCVVRIRSDLKAEALGVAIASTKVMKAKQVVKDDEGDEDDSLEEEVEQNTDLPEYLPEEESPSKGLDKAVSRVGSLQDGVGWLSTAANFLSRSFYW, encoded by the exons ATGAGCGGGGAGCCGGATGCCCTGGCCGTGGTTAACCAGCTTCGGGACCTCGCCGCAGACCCCCTTAACAGGAGGGCCATCGTCCAGGATCAGGGCTGCCTTCCCGGCCTCATTCTCTTCCTGGACCATCCCAACCCGCAGGTCGTCTACTCTGCCTTGCTG GCGGTGCGCTACCTGGCAGAATGCCGAGCCAACAGGGAGAAAATGAAGGGCGAGTTGGGAATGATGCTGAGCCTACAGAACGTCATGCAGAA GACCACCACCCCTGGCGAGACCAAGCTGCTGGCCTCTGAGATCTATGAGATCCTGCAGGCGTACGGCGACGCTGAGGCCGAGCGGGCCGAGAGCGGAGCCTCCTGTCGCCGCAAGGCCCAGTTCTTCCTGGGTACCAACAACAAGCGTGCCAAGACTGTGGTCCTGCAGATCGACGGCCTGGACGACACC AGCCGACGGAGCATGTGTGAGGAAGCCCTACTGAAGATCCGTGGTGTCATCAGCTTCACCTTCCAGATGGCCGTCAAGCGATGTGTCGTCAGGATACGCTCCGACCTGAAGGCCGAG GCGCTGGGCGTGGCCATCGCATCCACAAAGGTGATGAAAGCCAAGCAGGTGGTGAAAGACGACGAAGGCGATGAG GACGACTcgctggaggaggaggtggagcagaATACGGACCTCCCCGAGTACCTCCCCGAGGAGGAGAGCCCCTCCAAAGGGCTGGACAAGGCAGTGTCCCGCGTGGGCTCCCTGCAGGATGGTGTCGGATGGCTCAGCACCGCTGCCAACTTCCTGTCCCGCTCCTTCTACTGGTGA